Genomic DNA from Pseudomonas helmanticensis:
CGCCGAACATCATTGTGCCGAGGGTGAGGGTAGACACTTGCAACCCCGATTGCCCCAGTGTGCGATAGCTCATGCCGAAATCCTTTTGTCGGTGGGAAACCCCAACAAATACCAGATGCGTAACGGGGCGCAAAGTGAATTATTGTGGCGTTTAAACGCAAAAAGATCGCAGCCTGCGGCAGCTCCTACAAGGAACACATTCCAAGGTAGGAGCTGCCGAAGGCTGCGATCTTTGCTATTAAGCGCGCAACGTCCGCGTCATCCGCAACGCCAACAGACTCCCGCCAACGATCACACCCGCCAGCAGATACAACGCCGCATCCGTCGAGCCAGTACTGTCCTTGACCCAACCAACCAGGTACGGACTAAGGAAACCCGCCATCTGCCCCATCGAGTTGATCAATGCCAGGCCACCGGCCGCAGCGCCTGCACTCAGCATCGCCGTTGGCACTGGCCAGAACATTGGCAGACCGGTCAGCGCACCCATGGTCGCAATGGTCAGGCCGAGAATCGCGATCGCCGGGTTGGCGGCGAAATTCACTGCGATCACCAGACCGATCGCGCCCATCAACATCGGTACCACCAGATGCCAGCGACGTTCCTTGCGCAAATCCGCCGAACGACCCACCAGCAGCATGAACACCGCTGCCAGCAGATAAGGGATCGCGCTCAACCAGCCAATCACCAGGTTGTCGCTGAAGCCGAGGTTCTTGATGATCGACGGCAGCCAGAAGTTGATCGCGTACACGCCACTCTGGATGCAGAAGTAGATCAGGCCGAACGCCCAGATTGCCGGGTTCTTGAATACCGCCAGCAGCGAGTCGGAAGTGGTTTTCGGTTTGTTCGCCAGGTCCTGTGCCTGATCGGCCTCAAGCACCGCGCGCTCGTGCGGCGTCAGCCACTTGGCGTTGGCGAAGCTGTCGCTCAGGAGGAAATAGGCGAGGGCGCCGAGGATCACCGTCGGAATGCCCTGCAGCAGGAACATCCACTGCCAGCCGGCCAGACCGCCCTGGCCTGCGGCGAAGTGATTGAGGATCCAGCCAGAGAACGGGCTGCCGAGCAGACCGGATACCGGGATCGCCGACATGAACAGCGCCATGATCCGGCCACGACGGAAGGTCGGGAACCACTGCGAGAGATACAGCACGACGCCCGGGAAGAACCCGGCTTCGGCCGCACCGGTAAACAGCCGCAGGGTATAGAACTCAGTCGGTGTGGTGACGAACAACAGGCAGGTCGACAGCGTGCCCCAGGTGATCATCATCACCGCAATCCAGCGCCGTGGACCGAACTTGGTCAACGCCAGGTTGCTTGGTACGCCGCACAGCACGTAGCCGATGAAGAAGATCCCGGCACCGAGGCCGTACACGGTTTCGCTGAACTTCAGTGCGTCGAGCATCTGCAGTTTGGCGAATCCAACGTTGACCCGGTCGAGGTAGTTGAACAAGTAGCAGATGAAGATGAAGGGGATCAAACGCAGGGTGATGCGTTTGTAAACGGCATTTTTATCGTCTTCGATGGTCTGGGTAGCTGCGGCGCTCTGCGACATAGCGGCTCTCTCTTTATTATGATTTTTTGCGATCCACAGGTTAACGTTGATCGTCCCGAGAGTCTCGGCCACCTTTGGCCGGAT
This window encodes:
- a CDS encoding MFS transporter, whose product is MSQSAAATQTIEDDKNAVYKRITLRLIPFIFICYLFNYLDRVNVGFAKLQMLDALKFSETVYGLGAGIFFIGYVLCGVPSNLALTKFGPRRWIAVMMITWGTLSTCLLFVTTPTEFYTLRLFTGAAEAGFFPGVVLYLSQWFPTFRRGRIMALFMSAIPVSGLLGSPFSGWILNHFAAGQGGLAGWQWMFLLQGIPTVILGALAYFLLSDSFANAKWLTPHERAVLEADQAQDLANKPKTTSDSLLAVFKNPAIWAFGLIYFCIQSGVYAINFWLPSIIKNLGFSDNLVIGWLSAIPYLLAAVFMLLVGRSADLRKERRWHLVVPMLMGAIGLVIAVNFAANPAIAILGLTIATMGALTGLPMFWPVPTAMLSAGAAAGGLALINSMGQMAGFLSPYLVGWVKDSTGSTDAALYLLAGVIVGGSLLALRMTRTLRA